In Deinococcota bacterium, the DNA window CATCGTCACTCAAACGCTCTTGGCCGATGGATCATCAGCTGCGCGCGTTGATAACGGATGATACCGCCTGGCGGTCTGCTTTCTGTTGCACTTGCCGTCGCCTTACGCGCCCAGGAGTTACCTGGCACCCTGCCCTGCGGAGCCCGGACTTTCCTCGGTGACACCTGGTCTCATGAAACCAAGTGCCACCGCGATCGGGACGCCCTCACCGCGACCTAAAAGTATAGCACATTGTTGCCGCTGAGACCTCGAGGAAAGTTCAAGAAAAGAAGCGGCTCGAGGCCGCTCCCTGTGGCTCGAACGCCCTACTGGCCGACGCTCGGAACCTCGAGCTCGCCTGCGATGATCTGCGCCTCGACCTCCTCGAGCTCGGCGAGCAGCTCGGCGGGGATCAGCGCCTCGTTGTACTCGTCGAGCGCGTAGCCGACGCCCTCTTCGGCCAGGCCGAGGCTCTGCAGGCCGCCTGCGAAGTTGCCCTCGACCACGTCGTAGACGGCGCTGTAGGCTGCTACATCGACGCGCTTGAGCATGCTGGTCAGGCCGTGGTTCATGGTAGCCGGGTCGCCGTCGGTGTCGCCCAGGTAGTTCTGGTTGGAGTCGACGCCGATGAAGAAGAGGGGCTGACTACCGCCGCAGCGGCTCTCGTACTCGCTGCTCTTGGCGACCGCCTCGATCTGGGTCGCGAGCGCCGTCTCTCGCGGGCTTACCCCGCTTGGCAGGTTGGCGGGGCTGTAGCACATCGTCTCGTTGATGAAGTCGATGACGCCGCCCCCCGAGGCGCCCGCGGCGGCGTAGATGATATCCGTGCCCTGGGCCTGCTGCAAGGTGGCGAGTTCACGCGCCCGGGCGGGGTCGTTCCAGGCCGCGGGCGTGGTGCCGACGTAGTTGGCGACGACCGTGCAGTCGGGACAGGCCGCGGCCACGCCGGCCTGGTAACCTGCCTGGAAGTTGCGGATGAGCGGGATGTCCATGCCGCCGACAAAACCGACGACGCCGGTTTGCGACAGGCTGCCGGCGAGGTAGCCGACCATGAACGAGCCCTCGTGCTCTCTAAAGAGGACGCTGCGGACGTTGGGATTTTCGGCCACGGCGTCGATCAGGACGAAGTTGGTCTCGGGGAACTCGCTCGAGACCTGCTGGAGTGCTGAAGCCTGGTTGAAGCCGGGGGCGACGATGAGATCGGCGCCGGCGGCGGCGATCTGCCGCTGGCCTTCCGCGGCGGTATCGCCTGTGCCCTCGAACTCGAGTGGGGGGTCGATGTCGTACTCGGCGCTGAGCTCGTCGATGGCCAGGCTGAAGCCGTTCCAGGTGCC includes these proteins:
- a CDS encoding BMP family ABC transporter substrate-binding protein, whose product is MVRASLLVLVLALAGGLASAQDYIMGIVFDAGGKFDRSFNEGTWNGFSLAIDELSAEYDIDPPLEFEGTGDTAAEGQRQIAAAGADLIVAPGFNQASALQQVSSEFPETNFVLIDAVAENPNVRSVLFREHEGSFMVGYLAGSLSQTGVVGFVGGMDIPLIRNFQAGYQAGVAAACPDCTVVANYVGTTPAAWNDPARARELATLQQAQGTDIIYAAAGASGGGVIDFINETMCYSPANLPSGVSPRETALATQIEAVAKSSEYESRCGGSQPLFFIGVDSNQNYLGDTDGDPATMNHGLTSMLKRVDVAAYSAVYDVVEGNFAGGLQSLGLAEEGVGYALDEYNEALIPAELLAELEEVEAQIIAGELEVPSVGQ